The proteins below are encoded in one region of Winogradskyella helgolandensis:
- a CDS encoding D-2-hydroxyacid dehydrogenase — protein MKVLANDGVSQSGINALEAAGYEVITTTVAQEQLENYINKNDISVLLVRSATTVRKDLIDNCPSLKIIGRGGVGMDNIDVDYARGKGLSVINTPAASSHSVAELVFGHFYGLARYLHNSNRDMPLEGDSKFKNLKKAYAKGTELKGKTLGVLGFGRIGQATAKVAIGAGMKVVAFDPFLEKANLELEFFDGQKLNFEIETISKEDVLKQADFLTLHVPAQKDYVIDEAEFKQMKDGVIIANAARGGVVNEIALVKAIESGKVSRAALDVFEKEPQPEIQLLMNPALSLTPHTGAATNEAQDRIGTELAEQIITILG, from the coding sequence ATGAAAGTATTAGCAAACGACGGAGTTTCTCAAAGTGGAATTAATGCATTAGAAGCTGCTGGTTACGAAGTTATCACAACAACAGTTGCACAAGAACAATTAGAAAACTACATCAACAAAAATGACATTTCTGTTTTATTAGTTAGAAGCGCAACAACAGTACGAAAGGATTTAATTGACAACTGCCCTAGCCTAAAAATTATAGGCCGTGGTGGAGTTGGTATGGATAATATTGATGTGGATTATGCACGCGGCAAAGGCTTAAGTGTTATCAATACGCCTGCTGCATCGTCACATTCAGTAGCAGAATTAGTATTTGGACATTTTTATGGTTTAGCGCGTTATTTACATAACTCTAATCGCGATATGCCATTAGAAGGTGATTCTAAATTTAAAAACTTAAAGAAAGCTTATGCTAAAGGCACTGAACTTAAAGGTAAAACTTTAGGTGTTTTAGGTTTTGGTCGTATAGGTCAGGCTACAGCTAAAGTGGCAATTGGAGCTGGAATGAAAGTTGTTGCTTTTGATCCATTTTTAGAAAAAGCGAATTTAGAATTAGAGTTCTTTGATGGTCAGAAATTAAATTTTGAAATTGAAACCATTTCAAAAGAAGACGTTTTGAAACAAGCTGATTTTTTAACACTTCACGTACCAGCACAGAAAGACTATGTTATTGACGAAGCTGAATTCAAACAAATGAAAGATGGTGTTATTATCGCTAATGCTGCACGTGGTGGAGTTGTTAACGAAATTGCTCTTGTTAAAGCCATAGAAAGCGGTAAAGTTTCTAGAGCTGCTTTAGATGTTTTTGAGAAAGAGCCACAACCAGAAATTCAATTACTAATGAATCCTGCATTATCATTAACTCCGCATACAGGAGCAGCAACGAATGAAGCACAAGATAGAATTGGTACTGAATTAGCTGAGCAAATCATAACTATTTTAGGTTAA
- the serC gene encoding 3-phosphoserine/phosphohydroxythreonine transaminase translates to MKKHNFSAGPCVLPKSVMEQAAAAVLNFDDGLSLLEISHRSKPFVDVMENARSLALELLGLEGKGYKALFLQGGASTQFLMVALNLLEKRAGYLNSGTWADKSIKEAKIYDDIYEVGSSKSANYNYIPKGYDIPEDYDYFHCTSNNTIFGTQMKSFPTSPIPMVCDMSSDIFSRQLDFSKFDLIYAGAQKNMGPAGTTLVVIKEDILGKVSRKIPSMMDYKTHISKGSMFNTPPVFAVYVSMLTLEWLKNLGGIKAIEKENEKKASLIYSEIDLNPLFKGYAVKEDRSLMNATFTLENENLKETFEAMVKEAGINGINGHRSVGGYRASMYNALSLDSVKALVEVMSELESKA, encoded by the coding sequence ATGAAAAAACATAATTTTAGTGCAGGACCATGTGTACTACCAAAATCGGTAATGGAACAAGCAGCAGCAGCAGTTTTAAACTTTGATGACGGACTTTCTCTATTAGAGATTTCTCACCGAAGCAAACCTTTTGTAGATGTTATGGAAAATGCACGATCCTTAGCATTAGAGCTGTTAGGACTAGAAGGTAAAGGTTATAAAGCTCTCTTCCTTCAAGGTGGTGCGAGTACACAATTTTTAATGGTAGCTTTAAACCTATTAGAAAAAAGAGCTGGTTATTTAAACTCTGGTACTTGGGCTGACAAATCTATTAAGGAGGCTAAAATCTATGATGACATATATGAAGTAGGGTCTTCAAAAAGTGCAAATTACAACTACATTCCAAAAGGTTACGATATTCCAGAAGATTACGATTACTTTCACTGTACTTCCAATAATACTATTTTTGGCACTCAGATGAAAAGTTTTCCAACTTCTCCAATTCCTATGGTGTGTGATATGAGTAGTGATATTTTTTCGCGTCAGTTAGATTTTTCAAAATTTGATTTGATTTATGCTGGTGCTCAAAAAAATATGGGACCTGCAGGAACAACTCTAGTGGTTATAAAAGAAGATATTTTAGGAAAGGTATCGCGTAAAATTCCATCAATGATGGATTATAAAACACACATCAGCAAAGGAAGTATGTTTAATACGCCTCCTGTATTTGCTGTTTATGTTTCTATGTTAACTTTAGAATGGTTAAAGAACTTAGGAGGTATCAAAGCAATTGAAAAGGAAAACGAAAAGAAAGCGAGTTTAATCTATTCTGAAATTGATTTAAACCCATTATTTAAAGGCTATGCTGTTAAAGAAGATCGTTCTTTAATGAATGCTACGTTCACTTTAGAAAACGAAAACCTAAAGGAAACTTTTGAAGCTATGGTAAAAGAAGCTGGTATTAATGGGATCAATGGTCACAGAAGTGTTGGAGGCTACAGAGCATCAATGTATAACGCTTTGTCTTTAGATAGTGTAAAAGCGCTAGTTGAAGTTATGAGCGAATTAGAAAGTAAAGCTTAA
- a CDS encoding DUF937 domain-containing protein, translating to MAGILDLLNSDIGKSIISGVSGSTGTDQDKTSSVLTMALPVLMKAMERNASTPEGAAGLMSALSSKHDGSILDNLGGLFGGGVDDNVKDDGAKILSHVLGSKQQGVEQVIGQKSGLDAGSVANILKVAAPILMGVLGKQASQSNASSQSDISGLLGGLLGGNDTANEQSFLEKILDADGDGSVIDDVAGMVLGGDNKSSGGIGGLLGGIFGK from the coding sequence ATGGCAGGAATTTTAGACTTATTAAACAGTGATATCGGAAAATCAATTATTAGTGGTGTTTCTGGTTCTACAGGAACAGATCAAGATAAAACAAGTAGCGTATTAACAATGGCGTTACCTGTACTTATGAAAGCAATGGAGCGTAATGCTTCTACCCCAGAAGGAGCAGCAGGACTTATGAGCGCTTTAAGCAGCAAGCATGACGGAAGTATCTTAGATAACCTTGGCGGTTTATTTGGTGGTGGCGTTGATGATAACGTAAAAGATGATGGAGCTAAAATCCTTAGCCATGTATTAGGTAGTAAGCAACAAGGTGTAGAACAAGTTATTGGTCAAAAATCTGGTTTAGATGCTGGTTCAGTCGCTAATATTTTAAAAGTAGCAGCTCCAATTTTAATGGGTGTTTTAGGAAAACAAGCGAGCCAAAGTAATGCAAGTTCTCAGTCTGACATAAGTGGTCTTTTAGGTGGTTTATTAGGCGGTAATGATACTGCTAATGAACAAAGCTTTTTAGAAAAAATATTGGATGCCGATGGTGACGGTAGCGTTATCGATGATGTCGCTGGTATGGTTTTAGGTGGCGACAACAAAAGCTCA